One stretch of Chloroflexota bacterium DNA includes these proteins:
- a CDS encoding SGNH/GDSL hydrolase family protein, with product MRSRLIATTLGSAFLVSALMGSWGPPALSQSSEGAGDGITYAALGDSIAAGVGARAGYPQLYRASLEDQLGVSVQLIDFSRGGATSSDLVAALTTNQAVRDAVAHAQVISWNIGGNDLLAARAAYRAERCGGDDNQACLQTTVDRFEQNWDRSLDEIVALTSGHAAVAITMDIYDPYVRLDASAASAGAGSDLDVFVPYLDEVNQHIATTSAGRGVDVASVREAFNGPSGRDDPAAKRLIAADLLHPNETGQKMIADLLMDAGSSDVARLRAQVLR from the coding sequence GTGCGAAGCCGGTTGATCGCCACAACCCTCGGTTCGGCCTTCCTGGTGTCGGCGCTCATGGGGAGCTGGGGCCCGCCGGCCCTGTCCCAAAGCAGCGAGGGCGCCGGGGACGGCATCACCTACGCCGCGCTCGGGGACTCGATCGCCGCCGGAGTCGGTGCGCGCGCCGGCTATCCGCAGCTTTATCGAGCGTCGCTCGAGGATCAGCTCGGCGTGTCCGTCCAGCTCATCGATTTCTCGCGTGGCGGCGCCACCAGCAGCGATCTCGTGGCGGCGCTCACCACCAACCAGGCGGTGCGCGACGCCGTAGCCCACGCGCAGGTCATCTCATGGAATATCGGCGGCAATGACCTCCTCGCCGCCCGAGCAGCATATCGGGCCGAGCGGTGTGGCGGGGACGACAATCAAGCCTGTCTCCAAACCACGGTCGATCGGTTCGAGCAGAACTGGGATCGAAGTCTCGACGAGATCGTCGCGCTCACCAGCGGGCACGCCGCTGTGGCGATCACGATGGACATCTACGATCCCTATGTGCGCCTCGATGCGAGTGCCGCCTCAGCCGGCGCGGGGTCGGACCTGGACGTGTTCGTGCCATATCTGGACGAGGTGAACCAGCACATCGCGACGACGTCCGCCGGTCGCGGTGTTGATGTGGCTTCGGTGCGGGAGGCGTTCAACGGCCCGAGCGGCCGTGACGACCCCGCCGCGAAGCGGCTGATCGCTGCCGACCTCCTCCATCCCAACGAGACCGGCCAAAAGATGATCGCCGATCTCCTCATGGACGCGGGCTCGTCCGACGTTGCTCGACTGCGCGCCCAGGTCCTACGCTGA
- a CDS encoding NAD(P)/FAD-dependent oxidoreductase, producing the protein MAQPRAVGVIGAGILGLTAALRFAQAGMRVTVIEREEEVGGLVASFKIGGAHLERYYHHLFRSDRDVRALIAEAGLEHALVWPRPDVSSLCGGRFYGFDSPTDVLAFSPLPFADRVRLGACAAYLKLERNYHRLEGQTAASWIKRWMGEEAYQVFWGPLLRAKFGDFAEQIAMPWFWSRVHLRSQRLGYIRGGFYRLYARLAEQLEQSGAEMRLKTEVKSIRSDDSVHVDTSDGAFDFDQLLVTTPTRVFMRLAVNLPDEYRSRYDTGEYYGAHSVILGLNRQLMERTYWLNIHDPGFPFLTVVEHTNFMPASDYDGLHVVYLGNYLPMSDPLLRKPREEVLKEFTSALRRINPDFDEGWVVESHVFAAPFAQPIVTVDYHEHIPPHETPLRGVYLANMFQVYPEDRGQNYSVRMANRVAARMISA; encoded by the coding sequence ATGGCGCAACCTCGTGCCGTCGGCGTGATCGGCGCCGGGATCCTCGGACTCACCGCGGCCCTCCGTTTCGCGCAAGCCGGCATGCGCGTCACGGTCATCGAGCGCGAGGAGGAGGTCGGCGGACTCGTGGCGTCCTTCAAGATCGGCGGCGCTCACCTCGAACGTTACTACCATCACCTGTTCCGGTCGGATCGCGACGTGCGCGCGCTCATCGCCGAAGCAGGCCTGGAGCACGCCCTCGTCTGGCCGCGACCGGACGTCAGCTCCCTGTGCGGCGGGCGCTTCTATGGGTTCGATTCACCGACCGACGTGCTCGCCTTCTCGCCGCTACCCTTTGCCGATCGCGTTCGCCTCGGGGCGTGCGCCGCGTATCTGAAGCTCGAGCGCAACTACCATCGCCTCGAGGGCCAGACCGCGGCATCGTGGATCAAGCGGTGGATGGGCGAGGAGGCGTACCAGGTGTTCTGGGGCCCGCTGCTTCGCGCCAAGTTCGGGGACTTCGCGGAACAGATCGCCATGCCGTGGTTCTGGTCCCGTGTGCACCTTCGGAGCCAGCGGCTGGGCTACATTCGCGGCGGCTTCTATCGGCTGTACGCCCGCCTCGCCGAGCAGCTCGAGCAGAGCGGGGCCGAGATGCGGCTGAAGACCGAGGTGAAGTCCATCCGCTCCGACGACTCCGTGCACGTCGACACCTCGGATGGCGCATTCGACTTCGACCAGCTCCTCGTGACGACGCCGACGCGCGTGTTCATGCGTCTGGCCGTCAACCTACCGGACGAGTATCGAAGTCGATACGACACCGGCGAGTACTATGGCGCCCATTCGGTCATCCTCGGCTTGAATCGCCAGCTCATGGAGCGCACCTACTGGCTCAACATCCACGACCCCGGCTTCCCGTTCCTCACCGTCGTGGAGCACACGAATTTCATGCCCGCATCAGACTACGATGGACTACACGTCGTGTACCTGGGCAACTATCTCCCCATGAGCGACCCGTTGCTCCGAAAACCCCGGGAAGAGGTCCTGAAGGAGTTCACGTCGGCCCTGCGCCGGATCAATCCCGACTTCGACGAGGGCTGGGTCGTGGAGTCCCACGTGTTCGCCGCGCCTTTTGCCCAGCCGATCGTCACGGTCGATTACCACGAGCACATCCCGCCCCACGAAACGCCGCTCCGCGGCGTCTACCTCGCCAACATGTTTCAGGTCTATCCCGAGGACCGTGGGCAGAATTACAGCGTGCGAATGGCGAACCGCGTCGCGGCGCGGATGATCTCAGCGTAG
- the msrP gene encoding protein-methionine-sulfoxide reductase catalytic subunit MsrP has translation MRDVPPDPPSSEITPERLYLNRRAFIKNAGLTLGTAAAVGGGLLWLIGNGPPPDQPQEAPADAPTPPVAESSPFDTDEAETSFRDVTTYNNFYEFGVEKGDPARHASTLRPRPWTVSIEGEVTKPQTIDIDSLLTWFPIQQRIYRMRCVEAWSMVIPWNGFPLGDLIKRVEPTGNAKYVEFVSLLDPEQMPGQRSPILHWPYVEGLRLDEAMHPLTLLATGLYNQELPKQNGAPLRLVVPWKYGFKGIKSIVTIRFTREQPKNTWAVAAPREYGFYANVNPEVDHPRWSQATERRIGEFQRRKTLPFNGYADQVASLYSGMDLRANF, from the coding sequence ATGCGAGACGTACCTCCCGACCCTCCCAGCAGCGAGATTACGCCCGAGAGGCTCTACCTGAACCGCAGAGCCTTCATCAAAAACGCGGGCTTGACCCTGGGCACCGCGGCGGCGGTGGGAGGTGGACTCCTGTGGCTCATCGGCAATGGCCCGCCGCCGGACCAGCCCCAGGAAGCGCCGGCTGACGCGCCGACGCCGCCAGTTGCCGAAAGCAGTCCCTTCGATACGGACGAGGCGGAGACGTCGTTCCGCGACGTCACGACCTACAACAACTTCTATGAGTTCGGCGTCGAGAAGGGCGATCCCGCGCGACACGCGAGCACCCTGCGCCCGCGCCCGTGGACCGTCTCCATCGAAGGGGAAGTGACGAAGCCGCAGACCATCGACATCGACTCGTTGCTCACCTGGTTTCCGATCCAGCAACGGATCTACCGCATGCGCTGCGTAGAAGCGTGGTCGATGGTGATTCCTTGGAACGGCTTTCCCCTCGGAGACCTCATCAAGCGCGTCGAGCCAACCGGGAACGCCAAGTACGTGGAGTTCGTCTCCCTGCTGGACCCGGAGCAGATGCCGGGCCAACGCTCGCCCATTTTGCACTGGCCGTACGTCGAGGGGCTTCGCCTGGATGAGGCGATGCACCCGCTCACCCTGCTCGCCACGGGCCTCTACAACCAGGAGCTGCCGAAGCAGAACGGCGCGCCGCTTCGGCTCGTCGTTCCGTGGAAGTACGGGTTCAAGGGCATCAAATCCATCGTTACGATCCGATTTACCCGCGAGCAGCCCAAGAACACCTGGGCGGTCGCCGCGCCTCGAGAATACGGCTTCTACGCGAACGTCAATCCCGAGGTCGACCACCCGAGATGGAGCCAGGCGACCGAGCGACGGATCGGCGAGTTCCAGCGGCGGAAGACGCTTCCCTTCAACGGATACGCGGACCAGGTCGCGAGCCTGTACTCGGGCATGGACCTACGAGCCAACTTCTGA
- a CDS encoding Dyp-type peroxidase, translating to MATPQAAVLDRNMGRNQWYVHLSRVEGADVNHIRRVLKKYREDCGMLQSGIKTVIAFGPSLLKDLTNDIPNDFQPYETFRSIDGSGREAKGTQEELLLWLHSDDKGELWKAQYDARTALKGHMKVARETMTFIYRNSLDLSGFIDGTGNPTPDRDIEVAIVPNGQPGAGGTHIIAQRWVHDLEAFHALPIEEQEKVFGRRKTDSERLKVQPPTSHLSHVELREGQTGDDTKPKRDEISRRSTPYANPDGVVGLYFLGFCRSQAPLRERMRAMYGMDGQVRDRLTDFSNPASGSFYFAPSLETLNAITNV from the coding sequence ATGGCAACGCCACAAGCCGCAGTCCTCGATCGAAATATGGGGCGAAATCAGTGGTACGTCCACCTCAGCCGCGTAGAGGGGGCAGATGTCAACCACATCAGGCGCGTCCTCAAGAAGTACCGCGAGGACTGCGGCATGCTCCAGAGCGGGATCAAGACCGTCATCGCATTCGGCCCCTCGCTTCTCAAAGACCTGACTAACGACATCCCCAACGACTTTCAGCCGTACGAGACCTTCCGATCGATCGATGGGAGCGGGAGGGAAGCCAAGGGGACGCAGGAAGAGCTGCTTCTGTGGCTCCATTCCGACGACAAGGGCGAGCTCTGGAAGGCGCAGTACGACGCCCGGACCGCACTGAAGGGTCACATGAAGGTCGCGCGCGAGACGATGACGTTCATCTATCGAAATTCGCTCGACCTATCCGGCTTCATCGACGGCACCGGAAACCCGACGCCGGACCGCGACATCGAAGTCGCCATCGTGCCGAACGGGCAGCCGGGCGCTGGCGGCACGCACATCATCGCTCAGCGGTGGGTCCACGATCTCGAAGCATTCCACGCGCTCCCCATCGAGGAACAGGAGAAGGTGTTCGGTCGCCGGAAGACGGATTCCGAGCGACTCAAGGTACAGCCGCCGACATCCCACCTGTCGCACGTCGAACTGCGAGAGGGCCAGACCGGCGATGACACGAAGCCAAAGCGCGACGAGATCTCACGCCGATCGACCCCCTATGCCAATCCAGATGGCGTCGTCGGTCTCTATTTCCTCGGCTTCTGCCGGAGCCAGGCACCGCTCCGGGAGCGAATGCGCGCGATGTATGGGATGGACGGTCAGGTGCGCGATCGCCTGACCGACTTCAGCAACCCGGCGTCGGGCTCTTTCTACTTCGCGCCTTCCCTCGAAACCCTCAACGCGATCACAAACGTTTGA
- a CDS encoding glycosyltransferase family 87 protein, which translates to MTSGLSAERAVRGAVVVACAAFALWLHTAASIGFQGGLHPTTLRDFGAFWAAGDAANAGRDPYQTTALARAVVAPGGTERATNLNPPVSVLAFQLLARVPPAVAFRAWQVGSALGYVGMVAGLTLGARPHAWGRALLVLLWEPFWSTVDLGQIYVGLAVAVLVATALLRRNPAVAGLVIGAVVALKPQFVLWPLFLLAARQRRPAVAGAISAAALSLLPVVFGHVDWYVGWWHAIARWRFLAFSDNLSLVSILARAGVPDGLAAVATAGVVGTLVAFARHRRIDSQRASTVGLVAAILAGPVSWVGYATVLAPDVLIQPKWSEATLVAAALLAIPGALIWWSDQAGFLAYDVALAHLLLGSFQRPPDAFEGPVGKVERAAHQRLPPGALAEN; encoded by the coding sequence GTGACATCGGGTCTCTCGGCGGAGCGGGCCGTCCGCGGAGCCGTGGTCGTCGCGTGCGCGGCGTTCGCGCTTTGGCTCCATACCGCAGCGTCGATCGGCTTCCAGGGGGGGCTCCATCCGACCACGCTCCGAGACTTCGGGGCCTTCTGGGCAGCCGGGGACGCCGCGAACGCGGGCCGTGACCCTTATCAGACCACGGCGCTGGCCCGCGCGGTCGTCGCGCCAGGTGGCACCGAGCGCGCGACGAACCTCAATCCGCCGGTCAGCGTGCTCGCCTTTCAGCTGCTCGCGCGCGTTCCCCCGGCCGTCGCGTTTCGCGCCTGGCAAGTCGGGTCCGCGCTCGGCTACGTCGGGATGGTGGCCGGCCTCACCCTTGGCGCCCGGCCCCATGCCTGGGGTCGAGCGCTCCTGGTCCTGCTCTGGGAGCCCTTCTGGTCCACGGTCGATCTCGGCCAGATCTACGTCGGGCTCGCTGTGGCAGTGCTCGTGGCGACCGCGCTCCTGCGCCGCAACCCTGCGGTCGCGGGCCTCGTGATCGGCGCCGTCGTCGCCCTCAAACCCCAGTTCGTCCTGTGGCCGCTTTTTCTCCTGGCGGCCCGGCAGCGAAGACCGGCCGTCGCGGGGGCGATCAGTGCCGCGGCGCTGTCGCTCCTGCCCGTCGTGTTCGGCCACGTGGACTGGTACGTCGGGTGGTGGCACGCCATCGCGCGATGGAGGTTCCTCGCGTTCTCGGACAATCTCTCGCTCGTGAGCATTCTCGCGCGCGCCGGCGTGCCCGACGGTCTCGCCGCCGTGGCGACGGCTGGCGTCGTGGGGACGCTGGTGGCGTTTGCACGTCATCGACGCATCGACTCGCAACGCGCGTCGACGGTGGGGCTCGTCGCGGCGATTCTTGCGGGCCCCGTGTCGTGGGTCGGGTATGCAACGGTTCTCGCTCCCGACGTCCTCATCCAGCCGAAGTGGTCTGAAGCCACGCTCGTCGCGGCGGCGCTCCTGGCCATCCCAGGAGCGCTCATCTGGTGGTCGGACCAAGCCGGCTTTCTCGCGTACGACGTCGCCCTCGCACACCTGTTGCTGGGCTCGTTCCAGCGGCCGCCAGATGCTTTCGAGGGACCTGTAGGTAAGGTCGAGAGGGCTGCCCACCAGCGCCTGCCCCCGGGCGCGTTGGCGGAAAATTGA
- a CDS encoding VOC family protein, translating to MPSAIRRLAEVVLLVRDLEASTAFYRDVLGLDVISPSTITNARFLRAGAAGPGLPSQVVLVQRPADAPALPADRRLRSVHHIGLEIAPDDVPRERARLEGLGLEVRTGTHPFLPVDAIYVDDPDGNEVELAAWAPS from the coding sequence ATGCCTTCTGCAATTCGCAGGCTCGCCGAAGTCGTGCTCCTGGTGAGGGACTTGGAGGCGTCAACGGCGTTCTATCGCGACGTTCTCGGGCTCGACGTCATCTCACCTTCGACTATCACCAACGCTCGCTTCCTCCGAGCCGGCGCGGCAGGACCGGGCCTTCCTTCACAGGTCGTCCTCGTGCAGCGGCCGGCGGACGCGCCTGCTCTTCCAGCGGATCGGCGACTGCGATCGGTGCACCACATCGGTCTCGAGATCGCTCCCGACGACGTCCCGCGCGAGCGCGCTCGCCTCGAGGGCCTTGGTCTCGAAGTGCGCACCGGTACCCACCCATTTCTCCCGGTCGACGCCATCTACGTCGACGATCCAGACGGCAACGAGGTCGAGCTAGCGGCATGGGCGCCAAGTTGA
- a CDS encoding ABC transporter substrate-binding protein, translated as MLTRAMASAFLLITAACATAPSTREPAAPAGASAPSEPGRTLVAAVRVEPLTLAERSLREQGVAVYLSSRMFNADLAILDDTGTPRPYLVEAFPQLNTDSWQVFPDGRMQTSYHLKPNLTWHDGEPLTADDWVFSWRVYSTPELGAIGRPMSVIDEVSAPDARTIMITWRQPYPDAESFTTRDAYFPALPRHILESTYADGQWDAFVNHPFWTTEYIGLGPFRLDRWEPGAFYEAVPFAGHVNGPPKIQRIKVLFISNSNTALANMLSGVVQLSADTSIRTAEVSILRREWGPDGGTVILHPNQWRAAFFQFRPDVLTQPALMDLRVRKALAMTVNKDPINEAVYEGNSLISNTMIPPLTETGKAIDRAITKHTYDPRAAEQLLEDAGFRRGADGIYTSPSFGRFHSELATNAATDNEAELAILDHTWTQFGLEMQQNVVGGGLERDNQLRATFPGIWVNNTSVGEPALLNHMTVRIPKAENRWQGGNRGGWSNPDFDRLADAYATTLDRAERLQQLVDMAKLQADQLPAISLFFVTQPWAFVSGLTGPKLVAGESNMSWNIETWEFR; from the coding sequence ATGCTCACGCGGGCAATGGCTTCGGCTTTTCTCCTCATCACAGCGGCGTGCGCGACCGCGCCGTCGACGCGAGAGCCAGCCGCGCCGGCCGGGGCGAGCGCGCCCTCTGAGCCCGGGCGAACCCTCGTGGCCGCGGTCCGCGTCGAGCCACTCACGCTCGCCGAGCGGTCGCTGCGGGAACAGGGCGTCGCCGTGTATCTCTCGAGTCGCATGTTCAACGCGGACCTGGCGATCCTCGACGATACGGGAACTCCCCGCCCGTACCTCGTCGAGGCCTTTCCCCAGCTCAACACGGACTCCTGGCAGGTCTTCCCCGATGGACGCATGCAGACGTCCTACCACCTCAAGCCGAACCTCACGTGGCACGACGGCGAGCCGCTTACCGCCGACGACTGGGTCTTCTCGTGGCGCGTCTACTCGACGCCCGAGCTGGGCGCCATCGGTCGTCCGATGAGCGTGATCGACGAGGTGAGCGCTCCCGATGCGCGGACGATCATGATCACATGGCGGCAGCCATACCCCGACGCCGAGAGCTTTACGACGCGCGACGCGTACTTTCCCGCGCTTCCGCGCCACATTCTCGAAAGCACCTACGCCGACGGCCAGTGGGACGCCTTCGTCAACCACCCCTTCTGGACCACCGAGTACATCGGGCTGGGACCATTTCGGCTCGACCGTTGGGAGCCCGGCGCCTTCTACGAGGCGGTACCCTTCGCCGGCCACGTGAACGGGCCGCCAAAGATTCAGCGGATCAAGGTGCTCTTCATCAGCAACTCCAACACGGCGCTGGCCAACATGCTCTCGGGCGTGGTCCAGCTCTCAGCCGACACCTCGATTCGGACCGCCGAAGTTTCGATTCTCAGGCGCGAATGGGGACCGGATGGCGGGACGGTGATCCTCCACCCGAATCAGTGGCGCGCCGCGTTCTTCCAGTTTCGGCCCGACGTGCTGACACAGCCGGCGCTCATGGATCTTCGGGTGAGGAAAGCGCTCGCCATGACGGTCAACAAAGACCCGATCAACGAGGCCGTCTACGAGGGCAATTCGCTGATATCCAACACGATGATCCCGCCCCTCACCGAGACCGGAAAGGCGATTGACCGCGCCATCACCAAGCACACGTACGATCCGCGGGCGGCCGAGCAGCTCCTGGAAGACGCGGGATTCCGCCGCGGAGCAGATGGCATCTATACGAGTCCATCCTTCGGCCGCTTCCACTCAGAGCTGGCCACCAACGCCGCCACCGACAACGAGGCAGAGCTGGCGATTCTCGACCACACCTGGACCCAATTCGGGCTGGAGATGCAGCAGAACGTGGTGGGCGGCGGACTCGAGCGCGACAACCAGCTCCGGGCAACGTTCCCCGGCATCTGGGTGAACAACACCTCCGTGGGCGAGCCGGCCTTGCTGAATCACATGACCGTCCGCATCCCGAAGGCGGAGAACCGGTGGCAGGGCGGAAACCGGGGCGGCTGGTCGAATCCCGACTTCGATCGGCTCGCCGACGCCTACGCCACCACCCTCGACCGTGCCGAGCGCCTCCAGCAGCTCGTCGATATGGCCAAGCTCCAAGCCGACCAGCTACCGGCCATCTCGCTCTTCTTTGTCACCCAGCCCTGGGCGTTCGTGTCCGGCCTTACCGGGCCCAAGCTCGTGGCGGGCGAGTCGAACATGAGCTGGAATATCGAGACCTGGGAGTTCCGGTAG
- a CDS encoding protein-methionine-sulfoxide reductase heme-binding subunit MsrQ encodes MASTQQSVFDLIPVAGVFRRTRRREPNPWLKSGIFLGSLAPLAAVLWRAMAGQLGANPIAEVENELGLTALIFLVASLACTPAKRLFGWTWQMRVRREIGLFAFFYASLHFLTYLVLDEFFDWRAIVEDVVQRPFITVGFGALVLMAPLAITSTNAWVRRLGYRRWARIHQLIYLAGGLAVLHFIWRVKLDVSQPLAYAVVVGALLAVRAVFWARRSLAPRSTAAKNQPARARSG; translated from the coding sequence ATGGCCTCCACCCAGCAATCCGTCTTCGATCTGATACCCGTCGCCGGCGTGTTCCGACGGACACGACGCCGCGAGCCAAATCCGTGGCTCAAGTCCGGGATCTTCCTGGGAAGCCTGGCGCCGCTGGCCGCCGTTCTCTGGCGGGCCATGGCCGGTCAGCTCGGCGCAAACCCCATCGCCGAAGTCGAGAACGAGCTGGGCCTCACCGCCCTCATCTTCCTGGTCGCGTCATTGGCCTGCACGCCGGCTAAGCGGCTGTTTGGCTGGACGTGGCAGATGCGCGTGCGCAGGGAGATCGGGCTCTTCGCGTTCTTTTACGCCTCGCTTCACTTCCTGACGTATCTCGTCCTGGATGAATTCTTCGACTGGCGCGCGATCGTCGAGGACGTCGTGCAGCGTCCGTTCATCACGGTGGGCTTTGGCGCCCTCGTGCTGATGGCTCCGCTGGCCATAACGTCGACCAACGCGTGGGTGCGGCGGCTGGGTTATCGCCGCTGGGCTCGGATCCACCAGCTCATTTATCTCGCGGGCGGGCTGGCCGTGCTGCACTTCATCTGGCGCGTGAAGCTCGACGTGAGCCAGCCCTTGGCCTACGCAGTCGTTGTCGGCGCCCTCCTCGCCGTGCGGGCCGTGTTCTGGGCGCGCAGGAGCCTCGCGCCGCGATCCACTGCCGCCAAGAACCAGCCCGCGCGAGCCCGCAGCGGCTAA
- a CDS encoding amidohydrolase family protein, translating to MRNGYRIYDTDTHSRPSAESIRPYLPASVFERIPDLEEHRTEIRVGMASEKREPPYRHWYRFDRGGGGWGADRPRMLGEAAPRPDAQRERQVFMGSRYPTEGGGDYDPDARLRDMDDEGVDVHFIVHNSSASHPDPELDMEFIRAEHRYLHDFCGRDPHRLKSCLLVTPRAVEASVAEIHRWGRETWAVAIHPQLPLDYPLDHPDLRPIWAAAQDEGLAVIHHSFSTGYPGYRDLWSNPFLGRLASHPWAAMRAVAAFVGSGLMERYPEIRFGILESGFGWLPFWGRRMDDQAVYMGYVAEEIEGKLSDFLTGGRFFAAIVLHEGPEMVRMVTDMLGDHVLMFGSDYPHPESRFPESADRVLEWQALTSHEMRKLLWDNAVRFFGEP from the coding sequence GTGCGAAACGGCTACCGGATCTACGACACAGACACGCATAGTCGCCCCTCGGCGGAGTCGATCCGCCCGTATCTCCCCGCTTCCGTGTTCGAGCGGATTCCCGACCTCGAGGAGCACCGGACGGAAATTCGCGTCGGGATGGCCAGCGAGAAGCGCGAGCCTCCCTATCGCCACTGGTATCGTTTCGACCGCGGGGGCGGCGGGTGGGGAGCCGACCGGCCGCGCATGCTGGGTGAGGCGGCGCCCCGGCCTGACGCGCAGCGCGAGCGCCAGGTCTTCATGGGCTCGCGCTATCCCACCGAAGGTGGCGGCGACTACGATCCGGACGCTCGTCTCCGCGACATGGACGACGAGGGGGTCGACGTCCACTTCATCGTGCATAACTCGAGTGCGAGCCACCCCGACCCTGAGTTGGACATGGAGTTCATCCGAGCGGAGCACCGCTACCTGCACGACTTCTGCGGTCGCGACCCGCATCGGTTGAAGAGCTGTCTGCTGGTGACGCCCCGGGCCGTGGAGGCCTCAGTCGCGGAGATCCATCGGTGGGGACGCGAGACCTGGGCCGTCGCGATCCATCCGCAGCTTCCGCTCGACTACCCCCTCGATCATCCTGATCTGCGCCCCATCTGGGCCGCTGCGCAGGACGAGGGCCTCGCCGTCATTCACCACAGCTTCTCGACCGGCTACCCCGGCTATCGCGATCTGTGGAGCAACCCGTTCCTCGGCCGCCTGGCCTCCCACCCCTGGGCGGCGATGCGGGCGGTCGCGGCATTCGTCGGGTCCGGCCTGATGGAACGCTACCCGGAGATCCGGTTTGGGATCCTGGAGTCTGGATTTGGCTGGCTACCCTTTTGGGGACGCCGAATGGACGACCAGGCCGTCTACATGGGCTACGTCGCCGAGGAAATCGAGGGCAAGCTCAGCGACTTTTTGACCGGAGGACGGTTCTTCGCGGCTATCGTGTTGCACGAGGGGCCCGAGATGGTCCGAATGGTGACCGACATGCTGGGCGACCATGTCCTCATGTTCGGGTCCGACTATCCCCACCCGGAGTCGCGCTTTCCAGAATCGGCGGATCGCGTCCTCGAGTGGCAGGCGTTGACCTCGCACGAGATGCGCAAACTCCTGTGGGATAACGCGGTTCGCTTCTTCGGCGAGCCGTGA